A stretch of Shinella zoogloeoides DNA encodes these proteins:
- the cobG gene encoding precorrin-3B synthase: MTVPALDTLRRGACPSLSAPMRTGDGLLVRLRPAAPALAAEDLLTLADLAREHGNGLIEITARGNLQLRGLTEASVPRLAEGLAAAGIVPQTGVAIEIPPLSGIDPSETVDATPVADALRKAIAAASLILAPKLAIVVDGGGVLSLGDMVADIRLDAVAAGWRLSVGGDRQAARPVAVLAEDRVIAGTMTVIAALAALGPAARGRDLDAAALAAEFGVVSEPPPFAALSRHPLGIHRIGGERVLGIAPAYGQMQADKLAALVKGLVACGASEFRLAPHRMLLVRGFSGEGLAEAEACASLEGFWCTDTAPGRSISICAGAAGCASARFDTHAAADAVVRGAGELLDGSVDVHISGCPKGCAHPARAAVTLCGTAAGVGLVLDGRAGDAPAAALPVEDLPSAIRRLGTLLRAQRKEGETAKSFIDRTAPAALVSAYQGPQ, encoded by the coding sequence ATGACGGTTCCTGCGCTGGACACCCTGCGCCGCGGCGCCTGCCCTTCGCTGTCCGCGCCAATGCGGACCGGCGACGGCCTTCTCGTGCGCCTGCGCCCCGCCGCCCCGGCGCTGGCGGCCGAAGACCTGCTCACCCTTGCCGACCTCGCCCGCGAACACGGCAATGGCCTGATCGAGATCACCGCCCGCGGCAATCTCCAGCTTCGTGGCCTGACGGAGGCTTCGGTGCCGCGCCTTGCCGAAGGGCTAGCCGCCGCCGGCATCGTGCCGCAGACGGGCGTCGCCATCGAAATCCCGCCGCTCTCGGGCATCGACCCCTCCGAGACTGTCGATGCGACGCCGGTGGCCGATGCGCTGCGCAAGGCCATCGCGGCGGCTTCGCTCATTCTCGCGCCCAAGCTTGCCATCGTCGTCGATGGCGGCGGCGTGCTCTCCCTTGGCGACATGGTGGCCGATATCCGGCTCGATGCGGTTGCGGCCGGCTGGCGGCTGTCGGTCGGCGGTGATCGGCAGGCGGCGCGACCCGTCGCGGTGCTGGCGGAAGATCGCGTCATTGCCGGTACGATGACCGTCATCGCCGCCCTTGCCGCCCTCGGCCCGGCTGCCCGCGGGCGTGACCTCGACGCTGCGGCGCTTGCCGCTGAATTCGGTGTGGTCTCGGAACCGCCCCCTTTCGCTGCTCTTTCCCGCCATCCGCTCGGCATTCACCGTATAGGTGGCGAACGCGTGCTCGGCATCGCCCCAGCCTATGGCCAGATGCAGGCCGATAAGCTCGCTGCCCTCGTGAAAGGCCTTGTCGCCTGTGGTGCTTCCGAATTCCGGCTCGCGCCGCATCGCATGCTGCTCGTGCGTGGGTTTTCTGGGGAAGGGCTGGCGGAGGCTGAAGCCTGTGCCAGCCTTGAAGGTTTCTGGTGCACGGATACCGCGCCCGGCCGCTCCATCTCGATCTGCGCCGGTGCCGCCGGCTGCGCTTCGGCCCGTTTCGATACCCATGCCGCAGCCGATGCCGTCGTGAGGGGTGCCGGAGAGTTGCTCGATGGTTCCGTCGACGTGCATATTTCCGGCTGCCCGAAGGGCTGCGCACATCCCGCTCGCGCCGCCGTCACGCTTTGCGGCACGGCCGCAGGCGTCGGGCTTGTGCTCGATGGGCGTGCCGGTGATGCGCCGGCCGCTGCCCTTCCCGTCGAAGACCTCCCATCCGCGATCCGGCGTCTCGGCACTCTCTTGCGCGCGCAGCGCAAGGAGGGCGAGACGGCGAAGAGTTTTATCGACCGCACCGCACCTGCCGCCCTCGTTTCCGCTTATCAAGGCCCGCAATGA
- the cobF gene encoding precorrin-6A synthase (deacetylating) produces MRKILVIGIGAGNPEHMTVQAIKALNRADVLLIPTKGAEKAYLADVRREICDRFLENSSCRILDYAVPVRRADGTYEDGVHDWHRAIAGIYERTLLNELGENQTLGLLVWGDPMLYDSTLRIVEHVRTAGNVAFETEVIPGITSVQALCAGHGIALNRIGLPVEITTGRRLSEGWPESSRDALVMLDGVQAFRTVEDPEAEIWWGAYLGTPHEILLSGKLADIAETITETRAKAREAHGWIMDTYLIRRPAGEEEGA; encoded by the coding sequence GTGAGGAAGATACTGGTCATCGGCATCGGCGCGGGCAATCCCGAGCACATGACCGTGCAGGCCATCAAGGCGCTGAACCGGGCCGATGTGCTGCTCATCCCGACCAAGGGCGCGGAAAAGGCATACCTTGCCGACGTGCGCCGCGAGATCTGCGACCGTTTCCTCGAAAATTCTTCATGCCGTATCCTCGACTATGCCGTGCCGGTGCGCCGCGCCGATGGCACCTATGAGGACGGCGTTCACGACTGGCACCGCGCCATTGCCGGTATCTACGAGCGCACGCTTCTGAACGAGCTTGGCGAGAACCAGACGCTCGGTCTTCTCGTCTGGGGCGACCCGATGCTCTACGACAGCACATTGCGCATCGTCGAGCATGTGCGCACTGCCGGAAACGTCGCCTTCGAAACCGAGGTCATCCCCGGCATCACCAGCGTGCAGGCGCTTTGCGCGGGCCATGGCATCGCGCTCAACCGCATCGGCCTGCCCGTCGAGATCACCACCGGCCGCCGCCTTTCGGAGGGCTGGCCGGAATCCTCCCGTGATGCGCTCGTCATGCTCGACGGCGTGCAGGCCTTCCGCACGGTGGAAGACCCGGAGGCGGAAATCTGGTGGGGTGCCTATCTTGGCACGCCGCACGAAATCCTGCTGTCCGGCAAGCTTGCGGACATTGCCGAGACCATCACGGAAACCCGGGCCAAGGCGCGCGAGGCGCATGGCTGGATCATGGACACCTACCTGATCCGCCGCCCGGCCGGCGAGGAGGAGGGCGCATGA
- a CDS encoding AraC family transcriptional regulator — protein sequence MEKLTAARLKALDEDHVHNLARMEQSNEDVLVHSSDIPGGYTVPPHRHRRTQFLCVFSGVVLVATGRGRWMIPPGHALLIPRGLEHSVEMYSDVSMRSVYIYSPEGRAASQEPTVLEVTDLARQLITEAVRKGAMAEDRARAELVMALLLDEIGRLPERRLGLPFPESGRLAGLCRDFVEQPSPTVKIDDWARRLNMSRRTFTRFFRQEMGVSFVTWRQQACLFACLPRLAAGEPVTRVALDAGYESVPAFTTMFKRMLGTSPRVYLTDRKAA from the coding sequence ATGGAAAAACTGACCGCAGCGCGCCTCAAGGCGCTGGACGAGGACCACGTCCATAACCTCGCCCGCATGGAGCAGTCGAACGAGGACGTTCTGGTCCACAGTTCGGATATTCCGGGCGGCTATACCGTGCCGCCGCACCGGCATCGCCGCACGCAGTTCCTCTGCGTCTTCTCCGGTGTCGTGCTGGTGGCGACGGGGCGCGGGCGCTGGATGATCCCGCCCGGCCATGCGCTGCTGATCCCCCGCGGCCTCGAACATTCGGTCGAAATGTACAGCGATGTCAGCATGCGCTCGGTCTATATCTATTCGCCGGAGGGCCGGGCCGCCTCGCAGGAGCCGACCGTGCTCGAAGTCACCGACCTTGCCCGCCAGCTCATCACCGAGGCCGTGCGCAAGGGGGCGATGGCGGAGGATCGCGCGCGGGCCGAACTTGTGATGGCGCTGCTTCTGGACGAGATCGGCCGGCTGCCCGAGCGCCGCCTCGGCCTGCCTTTCCCGGAAAGCGGGCGGCTTGCCGGCCTCTGCCGCGATTTCGTCGAGCAGCCTTCGCCGACGGTGAAGATCGACGACTGGGCGCGGCGTCTCAACATGAGCCGGCGCACCTTCACCCGTTTCTTCCGGCAGGAAATGGGCGTCAGCTTCGTCACCTGGCGGCAGCAGGCCTGCCTGTTCGCCTGCCTGCCGCGCCTTGCGGCCGGCGAGCCGGTGACGCGCGTGGCGCTCGATGCCGGCTACGAGAGCGTGCCGGCCTTCACCACCATGTTCAAGCGCATGCTCGGCACCTCGCCGCGCGTCTATCTCACCGATCGCAAGGCCGCCTGA
- a CDS encoding MFS transporter, producing MSTVVPAAPRSAAAATTYSVIIAVSACHMLNDIMQSLLTSIYPLLKENYALDFVQIGLLTMAFQVTASLLQPAIGMVTDRWPMPFSLPVGMGSSFVGLILLAYAHSFPMLVLGACMIGLGSAIFHPESSRVARLASGGRHGLAQSMFQVGGNAGTAIGPLLAAFIVLPFGQTSVAWFSAVALIGMMILTWVGNWYAGERRNAASRPAISRTLPLPRGRVAWALIVLIVLTTTKNAYLSSLSSYFTFYTIGRFGLDVRDAQLMLFLFLGSSAVGVFLGGPIGDRFGARFVIWFSILGVIPFALMLPYANLFWTGVLTVLIGLIFSSAFSAIVVFAQELVPGRVGLIAGIFFGFSFGAGGLAAALLGGVADSHGIDYVYKLCSYMPLLGILTIFLPRLPARH from the coding sequence ATGTCGACTGTCGTTCCCGCGGCGCCCCGTAGCGCCGCTGCCGCCACCACCTATTCCGTCATCATCGCGGTCAGCGCCTGCCACATGCTGAACGACATCATGCAGTCGCTGCTGACGTCGATCTATCCGCTGCTGAAGGAGAACTACGCGCTCGACTTCGTGCAGATCGGCCTTCTGACCATGGCCTTCCAGGTCACGGCCTCGCTGCTGCAGCCGGCCATCGGCATGGTGACGGACCGCTGGCCGATGCCCTTCTCCCTGCCGGTCGGCATGGGCAGCAGTTTCGTCGGGCTCATCCTGCTCGCCTATGCGCATTCCTTCCCCATGCTGGTCCTCGGCGCCTGCATGATCGGTCTCGGCTCGGCGATCTTCCATCCCGAATCCTCGCGCGTCGCACGCCTTGCCTCCGGCGGGCGGCATGGCCTTGCGCAGTCCATGTTCCAGGTCGGCGGCAATGCCGGCACGGCAATCGGCCCGCTGCTTGCCGCCTTCATCGTGCTGCCCTTCGGCCAGACGAGCGTCGCCTGGTTCTCGGCGGTGGCGCTGATCGGCATGATGATCCTGACCTGGGTCGGCAACTGGTATGCCGGCGAGCGCCGCAACGCCGCAAGCCGCCCCGCCATCAGCCGCACGCTGCCGCTGCCGCGCGGCCGGGTCGCCTGGGCGCTCATCGTGCTCATCGTTCTGACGACCACGAAGAACGCCTATCTCTCCAGCCTCTCCAGCTACTTCACCTTCTACACGATCGGCCGCTTCGGCCTCGACGTGCGCGATGCGCAGTTGATGCTGTTCCTCTTCCTCGGCTCCTCGGCAGTCGGCGTCTTCCTGGGCGGCCCGATCGGCGACCGCTTCGGCGCGCGCTTCGTGATCTGGTTCTCGATCCTCGGTGTCATCCCCTTCGCGCTGATGCTGCCCTATGCGAACCTGTTCTGGACGGGCGTGCTGACGGTGCTGATCGGCCTGATCTTCTCCTCGGCCTTCTCCGCCATCGTCGTCTTCGCGCAGGAACTGGTGCCGGGCCGCGTCGGGCTGATCGCCGGCATCTTCTTCGGCTTCTCCTTCGGCGCGGGCGGCCTTGCCGCCGCCCTGCTCGGCGGCGTCGCCGACAGCCACGGCATCGACTATGTCTACAAGCTCTGCTCGTACATGCCGCTGCTCGGCATCCTCACCATCTTCCTGCCGCGCCTGCCGGCAAGGCACTGA
- a CDS encoding NAD(P)/FAD-dependent oxidoreductase has translation MANKASYAGNGEYPDSYYAASRNIIRTPKVLEGAVTADVAVLGAGYSGLSTAIHLAEKGYKVVMVEGAGIGWGASGRNGGQLVNGLNASLDTIKRRYGDEAGAFIGGLVQEGGKIIRRLVSQYQIDCDLKNGNIYAAYTPAHMKELEHKKALWKSYGMDDYQLLDKAAMQKLVNTDAYIGGMLDTSGGHMHPLNLTLGEAKALESLGGVIYEQSPVIRVEHEAEKPVIHTAKGSVTANAAVLCGNAYLGHVVPKLVSRVMPVSTQMIATEPLGDRADALIPSDMCVEDVRYILDYFRLSADKRMIFGGGTVYGGTDPADVRAKIRPNLEKVFPSLKGVKIDYAWSGNFALSFSRVPQMGKIGKNTYFAHGYSGHGVTGSHLFGQILSEAIHGDLSRFNQFEKLPWIPFPGGRMFRAQYSTIGSWWYQFKDAFGL, from the coding sequence ATGGCCAACAAAGCTTCCTATGCCGGCAACGGCGAATATCCCGACAGCTACTACGCTGCTTCCCGCAACATCATCCGCACGCCGAAGGTGCTGGAGGGCGCGGTCACGGCCGATGTCGCCGTGCTCGGCGCCGGCTATTCCGGCCTCTCCACCGCCATCCACCTTGCCGAAAAGGGCTACAAGGTCGTGATGGTGGAAGGCGCCGGCATCGGCTGGGGCGCGTCCGGGCGCAATGGCGGCCAGCTCGTCAATGGCCTCAATGCCAGCCTCGACACGATCAAGCGCCGCTACGGCGACGAGGCCGGCGCCTTCATCGGCGGTCTGGTGCAGGAAGGCGGCAAGATCATCCGCCGCCTCGTTTCGCAGTACCAGATCGACTGTGACCTGAAGAATGGCAATATCTACGCCGCCTATACGCCCGCCCATATGAAGGAGCTGGAGCACAAGAAGGCGCTGTGGAAGAGCTACGGCATGGACGATTACCAGTTGCTGGACAAGGCTGCCATGCAGAAGCTGGTGAATACCGACGCCTATATCGGCGGCATGCTGGACACGAGCGGCGGCCACATGCACCCGCTCAACCTGACCCTCGGCGAGGCGAAGGCGCTGGAATCGCTCGGCGGCGTGATCTACGAACAGTCGCCCGTCATCCGCGTCGAGCATGAGGCGGAAAAGCCCGTCATTCATACCGCGAAAGGCAGCGTGACGGCGAATGCCGCCGTGCTTTGCGGCAACGCCTATCTCGGCCATGTCGTGCCGAAGCTCGTCTCGCGCGTCATGCCGGTTTCGACCCAGATGATCGCCACCGAGCCGCTGGGTGATCGCGCCGATGCACTGATCCCGAGCGACATGTGCGTGGAGGACGTGCGCTACATCCTCGACTATTTCCGCCTCTCGGCCGACAAGCGCATGATCTTCGGCGGCGGCACCGTCTATGGCGGCACGGACCCGGCCGACGTCAGGGCGAAAATCCGCCCGAACCTCGAAAAAGTCTTCCCGTCGCTGAAGGGCGTGAAGATCGACTATGCCTGGAGCGGCAATTTCGCGCTCTCCTTCTCGCGCGTGCCGCAGATGGGCAAGATCGGAAAGAACACCTATTTCGCCCATGGCTACAGCGGTCACGGCGTCACCGGCTCGCATCTCTTCGGCCAGATCCTGAGCGAAGCGATTCACGGCGATCTGTCGCGCTTCAACCAGTTCGAGAAGCTGCCCTGGATTCCCTTCCCGGGCGGTCGCATGTTCCGTGCGCAGTATTCGACCATCGGTTCCTGGTGGTACCAGTTCAAGGATGCCTTCGGTCTTTGA
- a CDS encoding glutamine synthetase family protein: MTDDSNWLINADGVESIQAVVCDLNGILRGKRVPVGQAEKVLKGGIRMPLSIVGVDVWGEDIVGSSHVFASGDMDGICAATGRGPLPVSWTLKPSAVVPLWLFKESGEPFLADPRQALANIVRQYNELGLRPVVASEMEFYLIDAEPDHAEPPISPYTGKRLDSDAILSIDELDDFGQFFSDVYAECERQNVPADSAVAENGIGQFEINLMHSDDPLKAADDALFFKRIVKGIARKHGFAATFMAKPYGMRSGSGMHMHFSVIDEDGNNVFDDGTAEGSAIMKHAVAGLTRGMAESTLLFAPHYNSYRRLRPDTHAPTSISWGYENRTAAIRIPGGNNKARRIEHRVAGADANPYLVMAAILGAALVGIRNKWEPPAPVSGRAYLSQLPRIPSEWGSAVTAFENGSIVSEIFDADLRSMLIACKRQEIAGFAEQVTDFEFSAYLEIV, encoded by the coding sequence GTGACTGACGATTCCAACTGGCTGATCAATGCCGATGGCGTGGAGAGCATCCAGGCCGTCGTCTGCGACCTGAACGGCATTCTGCGCGGCAAGCGCGTGCCGGTAGGGCAGGCGGAAAAGGTGCTGAAGGGCGGTATCCGCATGCCGCTGTCCATCGTCGGCGTCGATGTGTGGGGTGAGGATATCGTCGGCTCGAGCCACGTCTTCGCCTCGGGCGACATGGACGGCATCTGCGCGGCGACCGGCCGCGGGCCGCTGCCCGTCAGCTGGACGCTGAAGCCTTCCGCCGTCGTGCCGCTCTGGCTGTTCAAGGAGAGCGGCGAGCCGTTCCTTGCCGATCCGCGTCAGGCGCTCGCCAATATCGTGCGGCAGTATAACGAGCTGGGCCTTCGCCCGGTCGTCGCCTCGGAAATGGAATTCTACCTGATCGACGCCGAGCCGGATCATGCCGAGCCGCCGATCTCGCCCTATACCGGCAAGCGCCTCGATTCCGACGCCATCCTCTCCATCGACGAACTCGACGATTTCGGCCAGTTCTTCTCCGACGTCTATGCGGAATGCGAGCGGCAGAACGTGCCGGCGGATTCGGCCGTCGCGGAAAACGGCATCGGCCAGTTCGAAATCAACCTGATGCATTCCGACGATCCGTTGAAAGCGGCCGACGACGCGCTGTTCTTCAAGCGCATCGTCAAGGGCATCGCGCGCAAGCACGGCTTTGCCGCCACCTTCATGGCCAAGCCCTACGGCATGCGCTCGGGCAGCGGCATGCACATGCATTTCAGCGTGATCGACGAGGACGGCAACAATGTCTTCGACGACGGCACGGCGGAAGGCTCGGCCATCATGAAACATGCCGTCGCCGGCCTGACGCGCGGCATGGCGGAATCGACCCTGCTCTTCGCCCCGCACTACAATTCCTATCGCCGCCTGCGCCCGGACACCCATGCGCCGACCTCGATTTCCTGGGGCTATGAGAACCGCACGGCCGCCATCCGCATTCCGGGCGGCAACAACAAGGCGCGGCGCATCGAGCACCGTGTCGCCGGCGCCGACGCCAACCCCTATCTCGTCATGGCCGCCATTCTCGGCGCTGCCCTCGTCGGCATCCGCAACAAGTGGGAGCCGCCGGCGCCGGTCTCGGGCCGGGCCTATCTTTCGCAGTTGCCGCGCATTCCCAGCGAATGGGGCTCTGCCGTCACCGCCTTCGAGAACGGCTCGATCGTCTCGGAAATCTTCGATGCGGATCTCCGCTCCATGCTGATCGCCTGCAAGCGGCAGGAAATCGCCGGTTTCGCCGAACAGGTGACCGACTTCGAATTCAGCGCCTACCTGGAAATCGTCTGA
- a CDS encoding GntR family transcriptional regulator codes for MGNLALESLERPEGMTTHEYAHRRLRQAIMVGSIRPGESLTIRGIAEAMESSPTPVREALRRLSAEGALRVLDNRRIMVPRMTADRFSELVSLRSMLEQHAARRAVPHITERRIDQLAEIDRAQDEAIARKDNGTALLLNQEFHRTLYTANPEQVIMPMVESIWLQLGPFLGIAMEHVAQLYFVDRHQEAIEALRKRDEDAVATAIKADISEGIGGFERSAIENLLKLAGQ; via the coding sequence TTGGGCAACTTGGCGCTGGAATCGCTGGAGCGGCCGGAAGGCATGACGACGCATGAATATGCGCATCGCCGCCTGCGCCAGGCCATCATGGTCGGCTCGATCCGCCCCGGCGAATCGCTGACCATCCGCGGCATTGCCGAGGCGATGGAGAGCAGCCCGACGCCGGTGCGCGAGGCGCTGCGCCGTCTCTCCGCGGAAGGCGCGCTGCGCGTGCTCGACAATCGCCGCATCATGGTGCCGCGCATGACGGCGGACCGTTTCAGCGAACTCGTCTCGCTGCGCTCCATGCTGGAGCAGCACGCCGCCCGCCGGGCCGTGCCGCATATCACCGAGCGCCGCATCGACCAGCTCGCCGAGATCGACCGCGCGCAGGACGAGGCCATCGCCCGCAAGGACAACGGCACCGCCCTCCTCCTGAACCAGGAATTCCATCGCACGCTATACACCGCCAATCCCGAGCAGGTGATCATGCCGATGGTGGAGAGCATCTGGCTCCAGCTCGGCCCCTTCCTCGGCATCGCCATGGAGCATGTCGCCCAGCTCTATTTCGTCGATCGCCACCAGGAGGCCATCGAGGCGCTGCGCAAGCGCGACGAGGACGCCGTGGCCACGGCGATCAAGGCCGACATTTCCGAGGGCATCGGCGGTTTCGAGCGTTCGGCCATCGAGAATCTCTTGAAACTTGCAGGACAATAA
- a CDS encoding NAD(P)/FAD-dependent oxidoreductase, translated as MKADVIVLGAGVVGISAAIHLARRGKKVVMIDRRGPAEETSYGNAGLIQREGVFPYGFPHDFGALFRYALNNTIDAHYHPSAIPSIIPFLARYWWHSGFRQHQSIAHLYAPLIEHSISEHADLIAASGADDLIRKDGWMKVFRTEKERDKAYAEAEKLSANFGVNHQKLTTAEVAAAEPHIRAELTGGLRWTDPWSIRDPQSLLKRYLAYFQSLGGELKSGDAATIEHVLEGEGWRIATPEGPLEARDVVVALGPWADTVTRKLGYRFPLAVKRGYHMHYGAEEGATLNNWVLDAERGYFLAPMLRGIRLTTGAEFARRDTRKTPVQLRRAEKVAREFFPLAERRDEEPWMGARPCTPDMMPVIGKAPRHAGLWFAFGHAHHGMTLGPITGRVLAEKMLGERTVINIGPYRPERFIA; from the coding sequence ATGAAGGCGGATGTGATTGTTCTCGGCGCGGGCGTGGTCGGCATTTCGGCGGCGATCCATCTGGCCCGGCGCGGCAAGAAGGTGGTGATGATCGACCGCCGCGGCCCGGCCGAGGAAACCTCCTACGGCAATGCCGGCCTCATCCAGCGCGAGGGCGTCTTCCCTTACGGCTTCCCGCACGATTTCGGCGCGCTCTTCCGCTACGCGCTGAACAACACCATCGACGCCCATTATCACCCCTCGGCGATCCCGAGCATCATTCCCTTCCTCGCCCGCTACTGGTGGCATTCCGGCTTCCGCCAGCACCAGAGCATCGCCCATCTCTATGCCCCGCTCATCGAACATTCGATCAGCGAACACGCCGACCTCATCGCCGCCTCCGGTGCCGACGACCTCATCCGCAAGGACGGCTGGATGAAGGTCTTTCGCACGGAGAAGGAGCGGGACAAGGCCTATGCGGAGGCGGAAAAGCTTTCGGCCAATTTCGGCGTCAACCACCAGAAGCTGACGACGGCGGAAGTGGCCGCCGCCGAACCGCATATCCGCGCGGAACTGACCGGCGGCCTGCGCTGGACCGACCCATGGTCGATCCGCGATCCCCAGAGCCTCCTCAAGCGCTACCTCGCCTATTTCCAGTCCCTCGGCGGCGAATTGAAATCCGGCGACGCGGCGACCATCGAACATGTGCTTGAAGGCGAAGGCTGGCGCATCGCGACGCCCGAGGGACCGCTGGAAGCAAGGGACGTCGTCGTCGCGCTCGGCCCCTGGGCCGATACGGTGACGCGCAAGCTCGGCTATCGCTTCCCGCTCGCCGTCAAGCGCGGCTACCACATGCATTACGGCGCGGAAGAGGGCGCGACGCTCAACAACTGGGTGCTCGACGCCGAGCGCGGCTATTTCCTCGCCCCCATGCTGCGCGGCATCCGCCTCACCACCGGCGCGGAGTTCGCCAGGCGCGACACGCGCAAAACCCCGGTCCAGCTTCGCCGCGCCGAAAAGGTCGCCCGCGAATTCTTCCCGCTCGCCGAACGGCGCGACGAGGAACCGTGGATGGGCGCCCGCCCCTGCACGCCGGACATGATGCCGGTCATCGGCAAGGCCCCACGCCATGCCGGTCTCTGGTTCGCCTTCGGCCATGCCCACCACGGCATGACCCTCGGCCCCATCACCGGCCGCGTGCTGGCGGAAAAGATGCTGGGCGAGCGCACGGTGATCAATATCGGGCCGTACCGGCCGGAGCGCTTTATCGCCTGA